In one Saccharibacillus brassicae genomic region, the following are encoded:
- a CDS encoding redox-sensing transcriptional repressor Rex, with product MKAEKISEAVVRRLPVYLRHLTELHKREVMTVSSQELGQKLDLNPAQIRKDLAYFGDFGRKGIGYDVSYLIEKIRHILKLDRPINVALIGAGNLGHALSNYNMYLKESMKIVAVFDSYAPKVGTQINKLTVQPIEELKPTVREKNIRVGIITVPDSEAQRVADQLVEAGVEAILNFAPTVLKVPADVRIHAADFTTDLLSLAYYLDNGKETETHDNDKPSD from the coding sequence ATGAAAGCGGAAAAAATTTCGGAAGCCGTCGTTCGCAGACTTCCCGTTTACCTGCGTCACCTGACCGAACTGCACAAACGCGAAGTGATGACGGTGTCGTCGCAGGAACTCGGGCAGAAACTGGATCTTAATCCGGCCCAAATCCGGAAAGACCTTGCGTATTTCGGCGATTTCGGCCGAAAAGGCATCGGTTACGACGTCTCGTACCTGATCGAGAAAATTCGCCATATCCTCAAGCTGGACCGTCCGATCAACGTGGCCCTGATCGGCGCCGGCAATCTGGGACATGCGCTGTCCAACTATAATATGTACCTCAAGGAAAGCATGAAGATCGTCGCCGTATTCGACTCGTACGCGCCGAAGGTCGGCACGCAGATCAACAAGCTGACCGTGCAGCCGATCGAAGAACTGAAGCCGACCGTACGGGAGAAAAACATTCGCGTCGGCATCATCACGGTGCCCGATTCCGAAGCGCAGCGCGTCGCCGACCAGCTGGTCGAAGCCGGCGTCGAAGCCATTTTGAATTTTGCGCCGACCGTGCTTAAAGTGCCGGCCGACGTACGGATCCATGCGGCCGATTTCACGACCGACCTGCTCAGCCTGGCTTACTACCTCGATAACGGAAAGGAAACCGAAACCCATGACAACGACAAACCATCCGACTAA
- a CDS encoding 3-hydroxyacyl-CoA dehydrogenase family protein, with amino-acid sequence MNFKKIGVVGGGVMGQGIAEMLASRGLDVLLVEKNNEKLEHAYSMIESSLDKKLEKWGITPAEKKLTLSRIAKVTHFAELGSCDLVIETISEDLEAKKAVFAQLDQVCASHITLASNTSALSLTEIGSSTMHPERVIGMHFIYPVASINLVELIRGLKTSDDVVDAAKYFVEETLDKKGIMVYESPGFVSTRLICTLINEALHVLEEGVASAQDIDDAMRIGYQFNRGPLEMCDRFGLDSVLAALEGMFREYGDIKYRPAFILKKMVRAGQLGTKTGEGFFKYDKDGDKL; translated from the coding sequence ATGAATTTTAAAAAAATAGGCGTCGTAGGCGGCGGGGTTATGGGACAAGGCATCGCGGAGATGCTCGCTTCCCGCGGCCTCGACGTGCTGCTGGTCGAGAAAAACAACGAAAAGCTTGAGCATGCGTACAGCATGATCGAAAGCAGTCTGGACAAGAAGCTGGAGAAATGGGGCATTACCCCCGCAGAGAAAAAGCTGACTTTGTCCAGAATCGCGAAAGTGACGCATTTTGCGGAACTCGGTTCGTGCGATCTCGTCATCGAGACGATCTCCGAAGACCTGGAAGCGAAAAAAGCGGTATTCGCCCAGTTGGACCAAGTGTGCGCGAGCCATATTACGCTTGCGAGCAACACGTCCGCGCTGAGCCTCACCGAAATCGGCAGCTCCACGATGCACCCGGAGCGCGTGATCGGCATGCACTTCATCTATCCGGTCGCTTCGATCAACCTCGTGGAACTGATCCGCGGGCTGAAGACGTCCGACGATGTCGTCGACGCAGCGAAATATTTTGTGGAAGAAACGCTCGACAAAAAAGGCATCATGGTCTACGAGTCTCCGGGCTTTGTCAGCACCCGCCTGATCTGCACGCTCATCAACGAAGCGCTGCATGTGCTTGAAGAAGGCGTGGCTTCGGCCCAGGATATCGACGATGCGATGCGTATCGGCTACCAGTTCAACCGCGGCCCGCTCGAAATGTGCGACCGGTTCGGTCTGGATTCGGTACTCGCGGCGCTCGAAGGCATGTTCCGCGAATACGGGGACATCAAGTACCGTCCGGCATTCATTCTCAAAAAGATGGTGCGCGCGGGACAGCTCGGCACGAAGACCGGCGAAGGATTTTTCAAGTACGACAAGGACGGTGACAAACTGTGA
- a CDS encoding DUF5590 domain-containing protein → MSKRTKVILLTLLVVLILLAGAYLYYMLSMQGRTDERNAAIASARTQGQLTEIERADKWVWGENSIFWVVQGTTASGEEQYVWLKYTPEGTPAAGENAFRSMPVAGTITREDMWDRAEAQLPDAKLIRMLPGVYGNQYVWQVFYEQQDTHYYRFYSLKDGSAVGEAFDLPDW, encoded by the coding sequence GTGAGCAAGCGCACCAAAGTCATTTTGCTGACCCTGCTCGTCGTGCTGATTTTGCTGGCGGGAGCTTATTTGTACTATATGCTCTCGATGCAGGGCAGAACGGACGAACGCAACGCGGCGATCGCTTCGGCGCGCACGCAGGGACAGCTGACGGAAATCGAACGGGCCGACAAATGGGTCTGGGGCGAAAATTCGATCTTCTGGGTCGTTCAAGGAACGACGGCGTCCGGCGAGGAACAGTACGTCTGGCTCAAATATACGCCGGAAGGCACGCCGGCAGCGGGCGAGAACGCGTTTCGCTCGATGCCGGTCGCCGGAACGATTACCCGGGAAGACATGTGGGACCGGGCGGAAGCTCAGCTTCCGGACGCCAAACTGATCCGGATGCTTCCGGGCGTGTACGGCAACCAGTACGTCTGGCAGGTGTTCTACGAACAGCAAGATACGCATTACTACCGCTTCTACAGTCTCAAAGACGGCAGCGCCGTCGGAGAAGCGTTCGATCTGCCGGATTGGTAA
- a CDS encoding amidohydrolase, which translates to MTTTNHPTKWIVRNGVFATGEREGVVRGCMIVDGDTIAYIGTEEPEDARDLPSIDGKGLLFMPGLVNSHGHTAMSLLRGYGDDMVLQEWLQTKMWPMEAKFTSDDVYWGSSLSIVEMLKSGTTTFLDMYDHMDRVAEAVVQSGMRASLTRGVIGLCSQQEQDDKLNDAISFAKNWHGQADGRITVMMSPHAPYTCPPAFIERFVQAAHDLDLPLHTHMSETAAEVEQNVREYGLRPVAHLEKLGFFSRPSMVAHAVHLTDEEIAMLAANRVAVSHNPGSNLKLASGVAKVPQLLKAGVVVSLGTDGAASNNNLDMFEEMRLAALIHKGVSGDPTAVPAAEALRMATLHGAQSLYLDNLGTLEAGMKADFVALDIEQAHFLPRTDYVSHLVYSAAGQDVRHVWVDGIQIVKNRECLTLDEEKIRFEAQSAFEGLLAR; encoded by the coding sequence ATGACAACGACAAACCATCCGACTAAATGGATCGTTAGAAACGGCGTCTTCGCCACCGGCGAGCGTGAAGGGGTCGTTCGCGGCTGCATGATCGTCGACGGAGACACCATCGCCTATATCGGAACCGAAGAACCGGAAGACGCGCGCGACCTGCCGTCGATCGACGGCAAAGGGCTGCTGTTTATGCCGGGTCTCGTCAACAGCCACGGCCATACGGCCATGTCGCTGCTGCGCGGATACGGCGACGATATGGTGCTGCAGGAATGGCTGCAGACCAAAATGTGGCCGATGGAAGCCAAGTTCACGTCGGACGACGTGTACTGGGGTAGTTCGCTGTCGATCGTCGAGATGCTCAAAAGCGGCACGACGACGTTCCTCGACATGTACGACCATATGGACCGCGTGGCCGAAGCGGTCGTCCAATCCGGCATGCGGGCGTCGCTGACGCGCGGCGTAATCGGGCTGTGCTCGCAGCAGGAACAAGACGACAAGCTGAACGACGCGATTTCGTTCGCCAAAAACTGGCATGGCCAGGCGGATGGACGCATCACGGTCATGATGTCGCCGCACGCGCCTTATACGTGCCCGCCCGCTTTTATCGAGCGTTTCGTGCAGGCGGCGCACGATCTGGATCTGCCGCTGCATACGCATATGTCGGAAACGGCGGCGGAAGTGGAGCAGAACGTACGCGAATACGGGCTGCGTCCGGTCGCGCATCTGGAGAAGCTCGGCTTCTTCTCCCGCCCGTCGATGGTGGCGCATGCCGTCCATTTGACGGACGAAGAGATCGCGATGCTTGCGGCCAACCGGGTAGCCGTCTCGCACAATCCGGGCAGCAACCTGAAGCTTGCGAGCGGCGTGGCGAAAGTGCCGCAGCTGCTCAAAGCGGGCGTCGTCGTGTCGCTCGGCACAGACGGCGCGGCCAGCAACAACAATCTCGACATGTTCGAAGAGATGCGTCTGGCCGCGCTGATCCACAAAGGCGTGTCGGGCGATCCGACCGCCGTGCCGGCAGCCGAAGCGCTGCGCATGGCGACGCTGCATGGCGCGCAGTCGCTGTACCTCGACAATCTGGGCACGCTCGAAGCCGGCATGAAAGCGGACTTCGTCGCGCTCGATATCGAGCAGGCCCATTTCCTGCCGCGCACCGATTACGTGTCGCATCTCGTGTATTCGGCGGCCGGTCAGGACGTGCGGCATGTATGGGTAGACGGCATCCAGATCGTCAAGAACCGCGAGTGCCTGACGCTGGACGAAGAGAAAATCCGGTTCGAGGCCCAGTCGGCTTTCGAAGGGCTGTTGGCCCGCTAA
- the panB gene encoding 3-methyl-2-oxobutanoate hydroxymethyltransferase yields the protein MAAKRPLNVVKIRKMKQQKEPLTMITAYDYPSAKLAEEAGVDLILVGDSLGNVVLGYDSTIPVTLDDMVYHSRATARGAGNTFIVADMPFMTYHGSIDETLRGVRRLMQEGHAHAVKMEGGLEIAAAVKAIVQAGVPVLGHIGLTPQSVNTIGGYRVQGKDAEDAKRLMNEAKALEEAGAFAVVLELVAEETAAAISRELSIPTIGIGAGRECDGQVLVFHDVVKYASPYMEKRFVKTFADVGEQIRGGIADYVNEVKSRTFPAESHVFKADEGVSESLDSLYGGGRAAAESAQPDAASADHKKVGAQG from the coding sequence ATGGCAGCGAAAAGACCGTTAAACGTAGTGAAAATCCGTAAAATGAAACAACAAAAGGAACCTTTGACGATGATTACGGCGTACGACTATCCATCCGCGAAACTGGCGGAGGAAGCGGGCGTGGACCTCATCTTGGTCGGAGATTCCCTCGGCAACGTCGTACTCGGTTACGATTCGACGATTCCCGTCACTTTGGACGATATGGTGTATCATTCGAGAGCGACGGCGCGGGGAGCGGGCAATACGTTCATCGTCGCCGACATGCCTTTTATGACGTACCACGGAAGCATAGATGAAACGCTTAGAGGCGTGCGCCGCCTCATGCAGGAAGGACACGCGCACGCCGTCAAGATGGAAGGCGGCCTTGAGATCGCTGCCGCCGTCAAAGCGATCGTGCAGGCCGGCGTGCCGGTGCTGGGCCATATCGGCCTGACGCCGCAGTCGGTCAATACGATCGGCGGCTACCGCGTGCAGGGCAAAGACGCCGAAGACGCGAAGCGCCTTATGAACGAAGCGAAAGCGCTGGAAGAAGCCGGAGCGTTCGCGGTCGTGCTGGAGCTGGTGGCGGAAGAGACCGCCGCGGCGATCTCGCGCGAACTGTCGATCCCGACGATCGGTATCGGCGCCGGCCGCGAATGCGACGGCCAGGTGCTCGTCTTCCACGACGTGGTGAAGTACGCTTCGCCCTATATGGAAAAAAGATTCGTCAAAACGTTCGCCGACGTCGGCGAGCAGATTCGCGGCGGCATCGCCGATTACGTGAACGAAGTGAAAAGCCGGACGTTCCCGGCCGAATCTCACGTGTTCAAAGCGGACGAAGGCGTCAGCGAATCGCTCGATTCGCTCTACGGCGGCGGACGCGCGGCAGCCGAGAGCGCCCAGCCGGACGCGGCATCTGCCGATCACAAGAAAGTGGGGGCGCAGGGATGA
- the dinG gene encoding ATP-dependent DNA helicase DinG, with protein sequence MKFAVLDFETTGTQASDAIIQIGLSVIDHDLRIVDTYQSLVNPGVPLPSFVSELTGISEEQLGEAPVLDEAIIGMIPLLGDAVLVGHNVAFDFGFLQRALDQTGYLPFTGRILDTIDLLRILYPSITSYQLGAVSSQFGVPHERPHQADSDALATAHVFLHCLEEARSLPLVTLQRIAELLAGDSDLGWFFQTLVEEKEMEPLQESGEFKFYRQFALKTGEWAEVPPAREIRDGNPLEDVPFGDFLEQVQNNLRAELPGYEERESQNIMFEKVQEAFGSDKHLLIEAGTGTGKSLGYLIPAIYESVKKDRKVMISTHTINLQEQLRERDVPLLNRVVPFEFRASVFKGRQHYLCMRKLEQKIDRREFTHPADDVLTAAQLLVWLTRTQSGDDEELNLGIGRGQDFWDTIASETDSCLGRACPWFRSCYYYRAKHEASMADVVVTNHSKLFSDVKADDQLLPAYERLVIDEAHHLEDVAGKHLGLHLKYFSFVHAMTRLYKDGKNGQLPALRQLLGKIGHEKKNEWNRAIDEVIPELIDAKESWDKLTELLYTLLPDRVDVSAPEAGQHTLRLTAGEYPKGWDTLSTLEDQIYVGLGEAIRRGERMAASVKEDSGDYTAEGLATDISGLFKDLSEARESLRFFMRLDDGSTVYWLEGSSQFKSKSLQMYAVPIDVSAQLQQHFFDKKKSVVLTSATLAVDKKFDYMIDQLGLREAAVQKRLLTEVLPSPFNYREQALLIVPRDFPSVKGQMADASFLAALTDSLARTAEATQGRMLVLFTSYRMLRQVYDPLKELLGASGISLIGQGVDSGSRSRLTRRFQENAKTVLLGTSSFWEGVDIPGDALTCLAIVRLPFQPPSHPLLEAKSELLKRQNLNPFMKLSVPQAVIRFKQGFGRLVRTRRDRGIVIVYDTRVIESYYGKYFLYSLPGPKMEHMALDQIVPRVAEWLEPEEKSD encoded by the coding sequence ATGAAATTTGCCGTGCTGGACTTTGAAACGACGGGCACTCAGGCATCGGATGCCATCATCCAGATCGGGCTGAGCGTCATCGACCACGATCTGCGGATCGTGGATACGTACCAATCGCTGGTTAACCCCGGCGTCCCGCTTCCGTCGTTCGTGTCCGAACTGACGGGAATAAGCGAAGAACAGCTCGGCGAAGCGCCGGTGCTGGACGAAGCGATCATCGGGATGATTCCGCTGCTGGGCGACGCCGTCCTGGTCGGACATAACGTGGCGTTCGACTTCGGCTTTTTGCAGCGCGCGCTCGACCAGACCGGATACCTGCCGTTTACCGGCCGGATTCTGGACACGATCGACCTGCTGCGCATTTTGTACCCTTCGATTACGAGCTACCAGCTTGGCGCGGTGTCTTCGCAGTTCGGCGTGCCCCACGAACGTCCGCATCAGGCGGATAGCGATGCGTTGGCAACGGCGCACGTTTTTTTGCACTGTCTGGAAGAAGCGCGTTCGCTGCCTTTGGTTACGCTGCAGCGGATCGCCGAACTGCTGGCAGGCGATAGCGATTTGGGCTGGTTTTTCCAAACGCTGGTCGAGGAGAAGGAGATGGAACCGCTTCAGGAAAGCGGCGAATTCAAATTCTACCGCCAGTTCGCGCTCAAAACGGGGGAGTGGGCCGAAGTGCCGCCCGCCCGCGAGATCCGCGACGGCAATCCGCTCGAAGACGTGCCGTTCGGCGATTTTCTGGAACAGGTGCAAAACAATCTGCGCGCCGAGCTGCCGGGTTACGAAGAACGCGAATCGCAGAACATCATGTTCGAAAAAGTGCAGGAAGCGTTCGGAAGCGACAAGCATCTGCTGATCGAGGCGGGAACGGGGACGGGCAAATCGCTCGGCTACCTCATTCCGGCCATTTACGAGAGCGTAAAAAAAGACCGCAAAGTGATGATCAGCACGCACACGATCAACTTGCAGGAGCAGCTGCGCGAACGCGACGTTCCGCTGCTGAACCGCGTCGTGCCGTTCGAATTCCGCGCTTCGGTGTTCAAGGGACGCCAGCATTATCTGTGCATGCGCAAGCTTGAACAGAAGATCGACCGGCGTGAATTCACGCATCCCGCGGACGACGTCCTGACGGCGGCGCAGCTGCTCGTCTGGCTGACCCGCACGCAGAGCGGGGACGACGAAGAACTGAACCTCGGTATCGGCCGCGGCCAGGATTTCTGGGACACGATCGCGAGCGAGACGGATTCCTGTCTGGGCCGCGCCTGTCCCTGGTTCCGCAGCTGTTACTATTACCGGGCCAAGCATGAAGCGTCTATGGCCGACGTCGTCGTGACGAACCATTCCAAGCTGTTCTCCGACGTCAAGGCGGACGACCAGCTGCTGCCCGCCTACGAGCGTCTCGTTATCGACGAAGCGCATCACCTCGAAGACGTGGCCGGCAAGCATCTCGGGCTGCACCTGAAATATTTCTCGTTCGTGCATGCGATGACCCGCTTGTACAAGGACGGCAAGAACGGGCAGCTGCCCGCGCTGCGCCAACTGCTTGGCAAGATCGGGCACGAGAAGAAAAACGAATGGAACCGCGCGATCGACGAAGTCATTCCCGAGCTGATCGACGCCAAAGAGAGCTGGGACAAACTGACGGAGCTGCTGTACACGCTGCTGCCCGACCGGGTAGACGTGTCGGCGCCGGAAGCCGGCCAGCATACGCTGCGCCTGACGGCGGGCGAATACCCGAAAGGCTGGGATACGCTCTCGACGCTGGAAGACCAGATCTACGTCGGGCTCGGCGAAGCGATCCGCCGCGGGGAACGCATGGCGGCTTCCGTCAAGGAAGACAGCGGCGACTACACGGCCGAAGGTCTGGCGACCGATATTTCGGGTCTGTTCAAAGACCTGTCCGAAGCGCGCGAATCGCTGCGGTTCTTCATGCGGCTCGACGACGGAAGCACGGTCTACTGGCTCGAAGGCAGCTCGCAGTTCAAAAGCAAGTCGCTGCAAATGTACGCGGTGCCGATCGACGTCAGCGCCCAGCTGCAGCAGCACTTTTTCGATAAAAAGAAAAGCGTCGTTCTCACTTCGGCCACGCTTGCCGTGGACAAAAAGTTCGACTATATGATCGACCAGCTGGGTCTGCGGGAAGCGGCCGTGCAAAAAAGGCTGTTGACGGAAGTGCTGCCGTCGCCGTTCAATTACCGGGAGCAGGCGCTGCTGATCGTCCCGCGCGATTTCCCCAGCGTCAAAGGGCAGATGGCCGACGCTTCGTTCCTCGCCGCGCTGACCGATTCGCTGGCGCGTACGGCGGAAGCGACGCAGGGACGCATGCTCGTGCTGTTCACGTCGTACCGGATGCTGCGCCAGGTGTACGATCCGCTCAAGGAACTGCTCGGCGCTTCCGGCATTTCGCTGATCGGGCAGGGCGTCGACAGCGGCAGCCGAAGCCGCCTCACCCGGCGGTTTCAGGAGAACGCGAAAACGGTGCTGCTCGGCACGAGCAGTTTCTGGGAAGGCGTCGATATTCCCGGCGACGCGCTGACGTGCCTCGCTATCGTGCGGCTGCCGTTCCAGCCTCCGAGCCATCCGCTGCTGGAAGCCAAAAGCGAACTGCTCAAGCGCCAGAACCTTAACCCGTTCATGAAGCTGTCCGTGCCGCAGGCCGTTATCCGCTTCAAACAGGGATTCGGCCGCCTGGTGCGTACGCGCCGCGACCGCGGCATCGTGATCGTCTACGATACGCGCGTGATCGAATCGTATTACGGCAAATACTTTTTATACTCGCTTCCGGGTCCCAAAATGGAGCATATGGCGCTCGACCAAATCGTGCCGAGAGTCGCCGAATGGCTGGAACCGGAAGAGAAGTCGGATTAA
- the panD gene encoding aspartate 1-decarboxylase — MHRTMMKSKIHRATVTEANLNYVGSITIDEDLMEAADLLENEKVQIVDNNNGERLETYVIPGRRGSGVICLNGAAARRVQPGDTVIIISYASMSNEEAHLHKPTVVFVDADNRAVETAVKEIHATIR; from the coding sequence ATGCATAGAACGATGATGAAATCCAAAATCCACCGCGCGACCGTCACGGAAGCGAATCTCAATTACGTCGGCAGCATTACGATCGACGAAGATTTGATGGAAGCGGCCGATCTGCTGGAAAATGAAAAAGTCCAGATCGTCGACAACAACAACGGCGAACGTCTGGAGACGTACGTCATTCCCGGACGGCGCGGAAGCGGCGTGATCTGCCTGAACGGCGCGGCCGCCCGCCGCGTGCAGCCCGGCGACACGGTCATCATTATCTCGTACGCTTCGATGTCGAACGAAGAAGCGCATCTGCACAAGCCGACGGTCGTGTTCGTCGATGCGGACAACCGCGCTGTCGAGACGGCCGTGAAGGAAATTCACGCGACGATCCGCTAA
- the panC gene encoding pantoate--beta-alanine ligase yields the protein MKIATTIAQARALIAELREERRASAQGSAVGFVPTMGYLHEGHASLLRRSRQENGVSVLSIFVNPIQFGPGEDLDRYPRSEEADLKLAEREGVDVVFLPSVDEMYPEERRTTVTVTGVTERLCGASRPGHFDGVATVVSKLFHIVKPDRAYFGAKDAQQVAVLQKMVTDLNLDVVIVPCPIVREADGLALSSRNVYLSAEQRREALVLSRSLREAQARIERDGSVTSRAITDEVTQAIQASPLAEIDYVELLTFPNLEPLVADREMADLRRSGGSVILALAVKFGSTRLIDNAIMKLKEADLYA from the coding sequence ATGAAGATCGCCACCACGATCGCTCAGGCACGCGCCCTGATCGCCGAGCTGCGCGAAGAACGCCGCGCTTCGGCGCAGGGCAGTGCCGTCGGCTTCGTGCCGACGATGGGCTATCTGCACGAAGGGCATGCCAGCCTGCTGCGGCGTTCGCGCCAGGAGAACGGCGTGTCCGTGCTCAGCATCTTCGTCAACCCGATCCAGTTCGGGCCGGGCGAAGACCTCGACCGCTATCCGCGCAGCGAAGAAGCCGACCTGAAGCTGGCCGAGCGCGAAGGCGTCGACGTCGTCTTTCTGCCTTCCGTGGACGAGATGTACCCGGAAGAACGCAGAACGACTGTCACGGTCACGGGAGTCACCGAGCGTCTGTGCGGCGCTTCGCGCCCGGGCCATTTCGACGGCGTGGCGACGGTCGTCTCCAAGCTGTTCCATATCGTCAAGCCGGACCGGGCGTACTTCGGCGCCAAAGACGCCCAGCAGGTCGCCGTGCTGCAAAAGATGGTGACCGACCTGAATCTGGACGTCGTCATCGTGCCGTGCCCGATCGTGCGCGAAGCGGACGGCCTTGCGCTCAGCTCGCGCAACGTGTATCTGAGCGCTGAGCAGCGCCGGGAAGCGCTCGTGCTGTCGCGTTCGCTGCGCGAAGCGCAAGCCCGCATCGAGCGGGACGGTTCCGTCACGTCGCGCGCGATCACCGACGAGGTGACGCAAGCGATCCAGGCGTCGCCGCTCGCCGAGATCGATTACGTGGAACTGCTGACGTTCCCGAATCTCGAACCGCTTGTCGCAGACCGCGAAATGGCCGACCTTCGGCGTTCCGGCGGTTCGGTTATTCTGGCGCTTGCCGTCAAATTCGGTTCGACCCGTCTGATCGACAATGCCATTATGAAGCTCAAGGAGGCTGACCTGTATGCATAG
- a CDS encoding AAA family ATPase: MPRGVTEILIGFAAALVLFLGFIGVNMMPFAVLALVGVGIFAVLQMKGGLAVGAAQDRKRKKQKPEKFTFEQIGGQDNSKQELREALDFLIKHEEIKKLGIRPLKGILLTGPPGTGKTLMAKAAAHYTDSVFVAASGSDFVEMYVGVGAGRVRDLFKDARTRAAQEKKQSAIIFIDEIDVIGGKREGGQQREYDQTLNQLLTEMDGIYNNEEPRILVIAATNRKEMLDSALLRPGRFDRHIQVDLPDKKGRKHILELHATSRPVSPEADLDRIAEEAYGFSGAQLESVMNEAAIYAMREKAAVIGQQHLSRAIDKVMLGEKTDRETSAEEKRRVAIHELGHAIMAEVLRPGSVSQVALSPRGQALGYVRHNPQKEQYLYTKQFLEEQIMIALAGSAAEELYYGGRSTGSRGDFEQALDLVENMIVSGLTDLGIVSLKMLTQEELMKHNDKILRALTDSTRGELDRYRQVFEGSLDILMREEVLSGDQFRAQFRELVQLPA, from the coding sequence ATGCCTAGAGGAGTAACGGAAATACTGATCGGTTTCGCGGCGGCGCTCGTTCTTTTCCTCGGTTTTATCGGAGTCAACATGATGCCGTTCGCCGTTCTGGCACTGGTCGGCGTCGGCATTTTCGCCGTCCTGCAAATGAAGGGCGGACTTGCGGTCGGCGCGGCCCAGGATCGCAAACGCAAAAAGCAAAAACCGGAAAAGTTCACCTTCGAGCAGATCGGCGGGCAGGACAACTCCAAGCAGGAGCTGCGCGAAGCGCTCGATTTTCTTATTAAGCACGAAGAGATCAAGAAGCTCGGTATTCGCCCGCTCAAAGGCATCCTGCTGACGGGCCCTCCGGGAACCGGCAAGACGCTCATGGCCAAAGCGGCCGCCCATTATACCGATTCCGTGTTCGTCGCCGCTTCGGGCAGCGACTTCGTCGAAATGTATGTCGGCGTCGGCGCGGGCCGGGTCCGCGATCTGTTCAAGGACGCGCGAACCCGCGCAGCCCAGGAGAAAAAGCAGAGCGCGATCATTTTTATCGACGAAATCGACGTAATCGGCGGCAAGCGCGAAGGCGGCCAACAGCGCGAGTACGACCAGACGCTGAACCAGCTGCTGACCGAGATGGACGGCATCTACAACAACGAAGAGCCGCGCATTCTCGTTATCGCCGCGACCAACCGCAAAGAAATGCTCGACAGCGCGCTGCTGCGCCCGGGACGGTTCGACCGCCATATCCAGGTGGACCTGCCGGACAAAAAAGGCCGCAAGCATATTCTCGAACTGCATGCGACAAGCCGTCCGGTATCGCCGGAAGCGGATCTCGACCGGATCGCCGAAGAAGCGTACGGATTCTCGGGCGCCCAGCTCGAAAGCGTCATGAACGAAGCCGCGATCTACGCGATGCGCGAAAAAGCGGCCGTGATCGGGCAGCAGCATCTGTCCCGCGCGATCGACAAAGTCATGCTCGGCGAGAAGACGGACCGCGAGACGAGCGCCGAAGAAAAGCGCCGCGTCGCGATTCACGAACTCGGACATGCGATCATGGCCGAAGTGCTGCGTCCGGGCAGCGTAAGCCAGGTGGCGCTCAGCCCGCGCGGACAAGCGCTCGGCTACGTTCGCCATAATCCGCAAAAAGAACAGTATCTGTACACGAAGCAGTTCCTCGAAGAGCAGATCATGATCGCTCTCGCCGGTTCCGCGGCGGAAGAACTGTATTACGGAGGCCGCAGCACCGGGTCCCGCGGCGATTTCGAGCAGGCGCTCGACCTCGTCGAGAACATGATCGTCTCGGGCCTGACCGATCTTGGCATCGTCAGTCTCAAGATGCTGACGCAGGAAGAATTAATGAAGCATAACGACAAAATCTTGCGCGCTTTGACAGACTCGACCCGCGGCGAACTCGACCGCTACCGTCAAGTGTTCGAAGGTTCGCTCGATATCCTTATGCGCGAAGAAGTGCTGTCCGGCGATCAGTTCCGGGCGCAGTTCCGCGAATTGGTACAGCTGCCGGCGTAA